Within bacterium, the genomic segment CGCCTTCGAGGACAGCCCGCTGCGGCAGCTGCCGGTGCGCCTCGCGCTCTTCGAGGGGCCGCTGGACCTGCTGCTGCACCTGTGCCGCGAGAACAAGGTCGACATCACCGACATCCCCATCGCCGCGATCACCGAGCAGTACCTGGCCTACCTCGACGTGATGCGCACGATGAACCTCGAGGTCGCCGGCGAGTTCCTCGTCGTGGCGGCGACGCTGCTGCACATCAAGTCGCGGCTGCTCCTGCCCCTCGAGGAGACCTCCGAGGGCGAGGAGGGCGAGGACCCGCGGCACGACCTCGTGCGCCAGCTGCTCGAGTACCAGAAGTTCAAGGAGGCGGGGCTCGCGCTGCGCGAGCTCGAGGAGCGGCGCAGCGCCATCTTCGCGCGGGAGAGCCTCGGGCCGGAGGGCCCGCCGCGGACCGACTACCCTCTCGAGGTCTCGATGTTCGACCTGCTTGCCGCGCTGCGCCGCGTCATCGAGCAGATGCCGAAGACCCAGCTGGTGCAGCTCGAGCCCGACCGCCTCAGCGTCGCCCAGCGCATCGCCGAGGTGCTCGAGGCGCTGGCCGGCGGCGGAGAGATGCGGTTCGAGGAGCTCTTCCGCGGCGCGCGCGAGGTCGGCGACGTGGTCGTCACCTTCCTCGCCGTGCTCGAGCTGGTGCGGCTGCGCCTGGTGCGGATCTGGCAGGCCGAAGCCTACGGCGAGATCCGCGTCGCCGCGGTGTCGGCAGCGGCCGGGAGCCAGGACGCGCCGGCGGCCGGGGATGGCGCGGGCGCCGGGGCGGCGGAGGCGGGCGCGGAGGAGACGGAGGACGCGGGCGAACCCGCGGAGGAGCCGGGGCACACGGAGGAGCACGAGGGTGAGTGAGGAGAACCGGGAGGAGCTGCCGGCGGTGCCGGAGGGCGGGACGACTGAAACGGCTGAGACGCCTGAACCGGTCGAGACGGTCGAGACGGTCGCCGCCGCGAAGGACATCGGCCTGCTGGTGCGGGTGCTCGAGGCGCTGGTGTTCGTGCACCGCGGGACCCTGACGCCGAAGACGGTGCGCGAGGCGCTCGGCGAGGAGTACGCCGCGGAGGAGATCGTCGCCGGTTTCGCCGCGCTGAAGGAGGAGTACGCGCGCCGCGACGGGGCGATCGTCCTGCTCGAGGTCGCCGGCGGCTATCAGCTCGGCACGCGGGAGGACCTCGCGCCCTGGATCCAGAAGCTCGACTTCTACGAGCACCACCGGCACCTCTCGCGGCCGACGCTGGAAACGCTGGCGATCATCGCCTACAAGCAGCCGGTGACGCGTGCCGAGATCGAGGCGATCCGCGGGGTGAACGTGGAGCGGATCGCGCGCAACCTCATCGAGCGCAAGCTCGTGCGGATCCTCGGCCACAAGGAGGTGCCCGGCCGCCCGGCGGTCCTCGGGACGACCCGGGAGTTCCTCGAACTCTTCGGCATCAACAGCCTGGCGGACCTGCCGCCGCTCAAGGACTTCGTCGAGCCGGCGTCGGACGCGGGAATCGACGAGGAGCTGCCGCCGCAGCCGGTTCCGGAGGGCGAAGAGGACGAGGCCGCGACGCCGCGGCCGCAGGGAGATGGCGAGGCCGCGGCCGCAGAGCCCGCCGGGGAGGAGACTGGGGATGGACGCGAAGGCGCAGCGGGGGACGGGGCGACGGTCGACACGGCCGGCGGACCGGAGCCTGAAGCCGGACCGGACCGCCCGGCCTAGCGGCGGCGCGGCTGCGCCCGCGGCCGGCGGGACCGTCCGGCTCCAGAAGCTCCTCTCTCGAGCGGGCGTCGCCTCGAGGCGCGCGGCCGAGGAGCTGATCCGCACCGGCCATGTCAGCGTTGACGGGCGGACGGTGACGGAGATGGGCGTCTCGGTCGACCCGGCGGCTTCCGTCGTCAAGGTCGACGGCCGGCCCGTCCGCGCCGCGGAGAGCTTCAGCTACTACGTGCTCGACAAGCCGCGCCACGTCGTCTGCACCCTCGCCGACCCGCAGGGGCGCGCCACGGTGCGCGATCTGCTGCCGCGCGAGGCCGGCCGCGTCTACCCCGTCGGCCGCCTCGACTACGACGCCGAGGGGGTGCTGCTGCTCACCGACGACGGCGACCTCGCCCACAAGCTGATGCATCCGCGCTTCGGCGTGGAGCGCACCTACCACGCGAAGGTCCGGGGCGCGATCGAGGAGCGGGCGCTCGAGCGGCTGCGCACCGGCGTCTACCTCGA encodes:
- a CDS encoding segregation/condensation protein A, whose protein sequence is MGAPTDAFEDSPLRQLPVRLALFEGPLDLLLHLCRENKVDITDIPIAAITEQYLAYLDVMRTMNLEVAGEFLVVAATLLHIKSRLLLPLEETSEGEEGEDPRHDLVRQLLEYQKFKEAGLALRELEERRSAIFARESLGPEGPPRTDYPLEVSMFDLLAALRRVIEQMPKTQLVQLEPDRLSVAQRIAEVLEALAGGGEMRFEELFRGAREVGDVVVTFLAVLELVRLRLVRIWQAEAYGEIRVAAVSAAAGSQDAPAAGDGAGAGAAEAGAEETEDAGEPAEEPGHTEEHEGE
- the scpB gene encoding SMC-Scp complex subunit ScpB — protein: MSEENREELPAVPEGGTTETAETPEPVETVETVAAAKDIGLLVRVLEALVFVHRGTLTPKTVREALGEEYAAEEIVAGFAALKEEYARRDGAIVLLEVAGGYQLGTREDLAPWIQKLDFYEHHRHLSRPTLETLAIIAYKQPVTRAEIEAIRGVNVERIARNLIERKLVRILGHKEVPGRPAVLGTTREFLELFGINSLADLPPLKDFVEPASDAGIDEELPPQPVPEGEEDEAATPRPQGDGEAAAAEPAGEETGDGREGAAGDGATVDTAGGPEPEAGPDRPA
- a CDS encoding pseudouridine synthase; its protein translation is MDAKAQRGTGRRSTRPADRSLKPDRTARPSGGAAAPAAGGTVRLQKLLSRAGVASRRAAEELIRTGHVSVDGRTVTEMGVSVDPAASVVKVDGRPVRAAESFSYYVLDKPRHVVCTLADPQGRATVRDLLPREAGRVYPVGRLDYDAEGVLLLTDDGDLAHKLMHPRFGVERTYHAKVRGAIEERALERLRTGVYLEDGRARAEDVRFLRRTSDNSWITMTLREGRHHEVKRMCLAVGHPVQKLRRVSYAGVGLGGLEPGGMRRLTAAEVAQLRRAVREGDAGRSLAGPVAGRGRGPAAQPEDRNRRGGGGGQG